From a region of the Notolabrus celidotus isolate fNotCel1 chromosome 14, fNotCel1.pri, whole genome shotgun sequence genome:
- the LOC117825922 gene encoding myelin protein zero-like protein 2 isoform X2, translating into MRIYTSGELEAVNGTDVRLKCTFQSSSPINLNSVVISWTFRPLKPGREESVFHYQQRPYPPPDGIFRKRVTWAGDIMGRDASIILQQVKFTYNGTYICQVKNPPDVHGAVGEIKLRVVTTASFSELLLLALAVGGGIAAVVILLIIILSCRRCKKRSQRQREGNEEAPRKERKDPTACHPSRAVHLYLSETSIEIDSSDGMISDPSTPSSSSSEEEGPSSDEEDDDDSD; encoded by the exons ATGCGCATCTATACATCTGGTGAATTGGAGGCAGTCAATGGGACAGATGTTCGTCTGAAATGCACATTTCAGAGTTCTTCTCCAATCAACCTCAATTCAGTTGTCATCTCCTGGACCTTCAGACCTCTCAAGCCAGGTCGAGAAGAGTCG GTGTTCCACTACCAGCAGCGACCATACCCCCCTCCTGATGGCATCTTTAGGAAGCGCGTCACATGGGCTGGCGACATCATGGGCCGCGATGCCTCCATCATTCTTCAGCAGGTCAAGTTTACCTACAATGGCACTTACATCTGCCAGGTGAAGAATCCACCGGATGTCCATGGAGCAGTCGGGGAGATTAAGCTCCGTGTGGTCACCACAG CCTCGTTCTCCGAACTTCTTCTTCTGGCACTGGCCGTTGGGGGCGGTATTGCTGCTGTGgtcatcctcctcatcatcatatTGTCCTGCAGGCGGTGCAAGAAGAGGAGTCAGAGACAGCGGGAAGGCAACGAAGAGGCTCCacgaaaagaaagaaaagacccCACTGCGTG ccACCCGTCAAGGGCCGTACATCTTTACTTGTCAGAGACGTCCATAGAGATTGACAGTTCAGACGGCATGATCTCAGACCCCAGCACTCCAAGCTCCAGCTCCTCAGAGGAGGAGGGCCCGAGCTCAGACGAAGAAGACGATGATGACTCCGACTGA
- the LOC117825922 gene encoding myelin protein zero-like protein 2 isoform X1: MCVKGFYFLAVLCGLAASGVLQVSGMRIYTSGELEAVNGTDVRLKCTFQSSSPINLNSVVISWTFRPLKPGREESVFHYQQRPYPPPDGIFRKRVTWAGDIMGRDASIILQQVKFTYNGTYICQVKNPPDVHGAVGEIKLRVVTTASFSELLLLALAVGGGIAAVVILLIIILSCRRCKKRSQRQREGNEEAPRKERKDPTACHPSRAVHLYLSETSIEIDSSDGMISDPSTPSSSSSEEEGPSSDEEDDDDSD; this comes from the exons GGGTGCTGCAAGTCAGCGGGATGCGCATCTATACATCTGGTGAATTGGAGGCAGTCAATGGGACAGATGTTCGTCTGAAATGCACATTTCAGAGTTCTTCTCCAATCAACCTCAATTCAGTTGTCATCTCCTGGACCTTCAGACCTCTCAAGCCAGGTCGAGAAGAGTCG GTGTTCCACTACCAGCAGCGACCATACCCCCCTCCTGATGGCATCTTTAGGAAGCGCGTCACATGGGCTGGCGACATCATGGGCCGCGATGCCTCCATCATTCTTCAGCAGGTCAAGTTTACCTACAATGGCACTTACATCTGCCAGGTGAAGAATCCACCGGATGTCCATGGAGCAGTCGGGGAGATTAAGCTCCGTGTGGTCACCACAG CCTCGTTCTCCGAACTTCTTCTTCTGGCACTGGCCGTTGGGGGCGGTATTGCTGCTGTGgtcatcctcctcatcatcatatTGTCCTGCAGGCGGTGCAAGAAGAGGAGTCAGAGACAGCGGGAAGGCAACGAAGAGGCTCCacgaaaagaaagaaaagacccCACTGCGTG ccACCCGTCAAGGGCCGTACATCTTTACTTGTCAGAGACGTCCATAGAGATTGACAGTTCAGACGGCATGATCTCAGACCCCAGCACTCCAAGCTCCAGCTCCTCAGAGGAGGAGGGCCCGAGCTCAGACGAAGAAGACGATGATGACTCCGACTGA
- the mpzl3 gene encoding myelin protein zero-like protein 3, which produces MRRPCQRNTAVHVVWLYLIGFFAPSLVSSITVRTPAELHASRGDAVTLSCTFTSSSRPTSKMTVDWSYRPQSGGPPQTFFHFSSRAFPPLDGQFKGRISWQGSPARGEASITLINATLKDNGTYTCSVRNPPDVHGSPNSQTVLSVTPRAPSVRFSDVAVLLVFILLPSAIITLILIGRMLCPKKQRNQSKSYRSPIEVTEGDEYGIQPWGAKAKKATCCDLYLMDSEDEDGYYNLKKKPPVDEEYAESHC; this is translated from the exons ATGCGTCGACCGTGCCAAAGGAATACTGCTGTACATGTCGTCTGGCTGTATTTGATCGGCTTTTTCG CTCCTTCCCTAGTCTCCTCCATCACAGTGAGGACGCCAGCAGAGCTCCATGCATCCAGAGGGGACGCCGTTACATTGTCCTGCACTTTCACTTCCTCCAGTAGGCCGACCAGTAAGATGACTGTCGACTGGTCTTACAGGCCCCAGAGTGGAGGGCCGCCACAGACG TTTTTCCACTTCTCCTCACGGGCGTTCCCTCCGCTTGATGGTCAGTTTAAGGGTCGTATCAGTTGGCAGGGGAGTCCGGCACGCGGGGAAGCCTCCATCACTCTGATCAACGCCACATTGAAAGATAATGGGACCTACACATGCTCAGTCAGGAATCCTCCTGATGTCCACGGGTCCCCGAATTCACAAACTGTACTCAGTGTCACACCCAGAG CACCAAGCGTTCGCTTCTCGGATGTTGCGGTCCTCCTggtcttcatcctcctcccctCAGCCATCATCACCCTCATCCTAATTGGGCGGATGCTCTGCCCAAAGAAACAGCGCAACCAATCAAAGTCCTATAGATCACCCATAGAGGTCACAGAGGG GGACGAGTATGGCATCCAACCCTGGGGGGCCAAAGCAAAGAAGGCTACATGCTGTGACCTATATCTTATG GACTCAGAGGATGAAGATGGTTACTACAACCTAAAAAAGAAGCCCCCTGTGGATGAAGAGTACGCTGAGTCTCATTGCTAG